The following nucleotide sequence is from Acipenser ruthenus unplaced genomic scaffold, fAciRut3.2 maternal haplotype, whole genome shotgun sequence.
GGGCGGGACTTCCAGATCCACCGGGTGCTGACAGCGTTTAACTCCGCGGTGACCGTAGAGCGGGAGATACTGCTGGACCGCTACCTGGAGGGCTGGGATGAGCTGGTCAAGTGAGGGAGCTTTTACACACAGTGACCCCTGGAGACCCCACCCCTAGCCCCTATCTTCTAGTACCCATTCCCTACCCCCTGGCCCCTATCTCCTAGCCACTACCCCTAGCTCCTACCCCCTAGTTCCCTTTCCCTAGCCCCTACCTCCTAgctcaaagaaaataaatatttttaaaaaattactaAACCCCTTTCTCCCCACCTCCTCCCGCAGGTTCCTGGAGGCTTTGGGGACAGTGATCGGTTTCATCTCTCAGGAGGTGAAGGGTAAGCTGGGGCTGGTGCGGGATCTGCGTCGTGGAGCCCCTGCGACGGAGAAGGGGGACCCCTATCGGACCTTGCGCTCCATGATGGCTCACGAGCTGCGGGCGGGGCTGGTGGATTTCCGTCGGCAGTCCCTCTCCGGCTGTCGCACTCTGCTGAGGCTGCACCGCTCCCTGCACTGGCTGCAGCTGTTCCTGCGCGCCGTGGAACGCAGTTCCGCAGAGGACAGCATGGGGGCGCTGTGCAGCGTGGCGTACAACCAGGCGCTGGCGCCTTACCATAGCTGGCTGCTCCGGCAGGCCGTGGGTGTGGCTCTCGTGGCGCTGCCAGACAGGGCGGAGTTCTTCAGGATCGTGtgtggggaggagggggaggaggagaagggggagagggagagggaggggcggCAGCTCCTTGAGAGGACAGTCCTGGCTATCACACGGGTTTATAACATCACACAGGAGGCGTACCAGGAGAACGGCATGCTGGACTTGCCCTAACCTCCAGGTCCTATTCCCCCCCCTACCCCCAAGCTCATGGCTGGTATCTCCTCAATATTTTGTTTCAGACACCCTATCTGCAAAATCTTAACTGCTAACTCTCAGCCCTTCAAAAGGAGGAGACAATTTTGTTGAATTGTCACGTATGTCACCTCCTGACCCTTCATGTGCTCTGGAGCCCCCATTCTCAATGGCAGCGTGGTTAACGAAGCACCGACAGGACACCAATGGAGGAAACAGAGCCACCTGTAGCTCGAGCTGGCAAAGTCAAATATTTATCAGAGGAGCGATTTTCATATCGTGCCATTGGTTTAGTGTCTGCTTGTGCAGGTTGTGGATCCATAACTATAACAGCAAATGCTGCAGAATTTAGAAATATCGTAAGActtaattgaaaaagaaaattaatgtttCAATGAGAAAtcttttataaaaacacaaatgatCTTTCATGTAAGGAGCCTGAGTTCATGAAACCAGGCACAAGCAGAAATGATACCAAACTTAGTTCTTTGGAAATAGGAAAGATCCATCTTGCTAGAATCTGTGTAAAACCCCTAaaatttattacaatatatattttttttgaatgTCAACTGTAAGCAAGTGATACTTGACATTCATCCTAACCACACATTTCTCTTCAAAAAACACTTTTGCTGGTTTCACCAACTCTAGCCTTTTAACTatcttaaaatgagaaaaaaaaagtgaatcatggtctgtgaaaccagccatttcaCATGCTAGTCTCCAGCTAAGAATTAGATTTTAGTATAGTCTTACCAGGAGATTAGACAGACACCATGTCTATCTACACACATGTTTCTGAAGTTCTAACAAGCTAGTTTCATGCACTATGTACAGTATGCCAAGGATTTTTAGGACAAAACAGACATATTTCAGCTTTAAGGCTTTATTAAACACAGGAACATTGAAGATTTAACAGCAAGAACCACAGCGACCAGCAACAAGAGTCCAGAGACGACAGCAGAGACTCCCACGAGTGGAAGAGAGCAGGGCAGCGGAGAAGAGTCTGAAAACAGAGCAAGAGGGGTGAGGAGACACAGCCTGCCATGCATGGAGGAGACCTCACACAGGGACTGGATTAAAAACTTCATATGGGGGACAAATAGATGACCCAATGAGCTAGGGTTGCAGGACAGCCTCAATCTTGTGCCATGCAAATTAAATGGAGAAGAGGAACTACCACATTGTAAAATGCAGGACTTCAAAAAAGTTGAAGATTCCTAAATTAAAGAGAGCACAGAGTGGTCTAACATTAGCATGGAGTGCCTGTTTCTATATTAGACCTGAAATTAAATTGACACCCAGAGGCtttcatgcagggaggtatttaaaaaaaaggatatcaATTACAAATCTTAATGCTCCAATAAGTTTATACACACACTACTGTAAATATAATAAACCCAGCAGCTGAAACTGAAAGCCACAAGTCATTACTCACTTTCTGGAAGAGGAAGGATAACATTTCAAAAGACGTGGCTCGAGACAAGAGCAGTAAttaagggaggggggggggggggggggggtgttaatgTAGGTAATCTCCAATCACCTGCAGCTTTGATAACaggaactccccccccccccccccaggttgcATTTGGACCGGTCCAGCAGAAGCATAGACCCGAGTCTTCCTGAAACAAGCGACACTGCGGGCTAAAGGTGGGGGAGGAAATGGTTAtacacaattaattttttttttttttaatacaaatttatatatatatatatatatatatatatatatatatatatatatatatatatatatataaatacacacacactctataACCAAGGAGAACCCCAGACCAAAGTTTCAAATCTTAAGGTTCACCTTTTAATTAGTTCCGTGGGTATTTCGGAACGTTCTGCATGGAAGGTTATTGCTTCTAGACAATGTGCCACATTACTCCATTCTGTGGTTCTTAATCCACCCCCAAAAGCCACTCTACCTCTCAAATCTTGAACCCTGAGTAACAGCAGCAACTTAGTTAAAGTCACCACCAGCAAACTCATTCAACATTACCGCTCACAATCCAAACACATGTCCACTCTACAGTGCACCATCTAAAAACAGTCCGTGTCAGCACCACCGTTCTCTAGGGAGACTTCAGATGAACAACCCAGCTACACGTCTGGTGATCATATTTAACAGGTCTTAATCCAGTCCATCAGAATACCTATAGCCGTACTGGGCAGAACTCCGCAGCGAGACTGGATCGTACCAGCAAGCCACCCAAGGAGGATCTTCACTGGACTGCTGGATGAATAGACTGGTCTGCTCACCAGATCTCTGGGCTCCAGGCACACAAGTCTTATTGCAGGTATCCTCCAGGTTGGGATCACAAACCACAGCCATGCAATGGAAATACACCTGGGGAGGGACAGAAGCAGCTCTCGTTAAAACAGGAGAACAATGCCACACTGTGGCTGAAGCCGGTAGTGCATCAATCCCACTTTCCTATTAAAGTTTAATAGAGCATGCCTATTTAAAAGCCTTGCATGGAGTGAATCATTCTGGGTTCAAGTCAGAGTGTAAGGGAGGGGGCACTAACCTGTCTGTCCTTGCTAGACTGCTGTGCCCGCACCTCAAGCCTCTGGAGCGTTTCTagtttacacacacatatatatatatatacatatatatatatacacacacacacacatacatacacattatatatatatatatatatatatatatatatatatatatatatacacacacacacacatacatatatacatatatatatatatatatacacacacacacacatacatatatacatatatatatatatatatacacacacacacacacacacacacacacacacacacacacacacacacacacatacatacatacatacatacatacatagatagcTGCCTCCTAATTTAAataagattttttaaaacataaataagacTCCACTTACTATAAAAAGAGCGCAACAGCCATTGTATCTGTCCTCCACGCTGATTACCCGAATAACCACGATATCTCAACACCACCGATATCGTTTAACCGAACCCGACCCGAGTATAGAGACGCCGGGTCTCGGCAGCGATAGCAGGTGGGATTGATCAAGCAATTCCGACCCATTGCGCGCTCTGGAGGATCAATTGGGGAAATCGACCCGCATTGcgtcattaattaaattaaactcagaaaacaaaatactactaatgatgatgatgatgatgatgatgatgatgatgatgatgatgatgatgatgatgatgatgataactgGGGACTCCCGATCAGCAGTTAATCACGCGTGATTAAGACCACGTGTTGACTCTTCAGTTCAATCTCAGTCAGGTGCTGTGATCGGAAGCGGTGCGATTCTGAGGGCTTTATAAACCCCGGGGCGCGCCGCGTCCCACCAAGCGAGCGAACGCAGCGGCTTCTTTCTGTGGTAGAGAAGCGAGGTTTTGTCAGTGATTGGTGATCTGTGGTGGACACGGTTGGAGAAATCGTATTGAGATGGGGTTCAGGCTGCTTTTAGGGtgagtttaatgtttttttaaattagattttacgATGTTGTCTCACCATTGGTGGACTAGTTATCACATTTTCAAGCAATTCCATGAACCTTTCTATCtgtgcacatttaaaataattaacaatttagCATAGTCCTTGATCTGTTTTAAGTTCATCTGAACTTTAGCTTTCTACTTCAGTTAACTGGCTCCTGCGGATGAGTGTGCCGGATGTCTATGAATTCACATGTCTATGTGATCATTATTATTGTTCCCGAGTTGCCTGGTTATGCGCGGTGTTGCCGGCTGGCTTGGTCGCTCAGGACTTGTCGGGTAAGATCAATATTCACGCCGAAGAACAATCTCCAGTCTGCAGCGTGACATATCTATCACTTGGGTTCATGTGGTACTTGTGTATCTTGGGTTCACAAACCCAACTCTACACTAATGTTGGGGTACCTAATGTTATCCAATTGGGCTAGTCCAGGACTCCCGCTAACTGGAATCTGTGTTTCATGTGATGTATCTATCACAGTATTATCCGATATGTTTAAATTGATTTACCGCCCTTGTATACAGAATAAAAGGCTGCTGGCTCTCGGGGCAGTTCAGTTAATTGACAATCACTCGAGATGCTTAACTAAGAAAGTAACTAATTGAATTGGGAACTCGCCCTTGATTTGGCGTGTAACGTTTAGACTTCCTGAACGTTGTAGTTCAAGTTGAGTATTTGATTGAATTGGCTGCTCTGTTTCGGCTTATGAAACGCTGTATAGCCAACTTATAAACTTTAATCTATTTAATACGGTGTGACTTTGTATTGCCGGTGTTCTTAAATAACGGAGCGGCTCTGTGCGTTCATTTCTGACTTCAGGTAACTTTGTGACCGAGTGCCGGGATCGGTACTTCTGGATGTCAACCAATGGCAAGTTTGCCGGCGGTAACTTTCGCTTTGACGTCATCGGTAAGTTGGGCTCGGTTTAAGAAACGGCATTCGGGTTTTGAGTATAGGGTAAAGCGTTGGGTGTTTTGTTAATAACCTTGTGGGGTATCAgaattaaagtaatttaaaggaAACTTTTATTGGCTAAGTGCCACAGATAAACGGAATCTCTGGAATGATTTCAATCCCTATGGGATTTGCTCGGTACCCCGTTGCGATGTTCTCCCACACTTTTATCCCCCCTCCAGATAGAAGCGGGGTTTACCCGCTGAATGACAGCTACGCAGCGGCGTGCGGGTTTACGTATTCCTTCAACCTTCCCGGAGACTTGATCTTCAGAGCGTCGTTCTTGGCCTGTCACGTGGAGAGCGTGGTGAGTACGTCACTGCAGTAAAACAAACCCGCTTCACACTCTCGTACACAGCAACGCTGGACTGACACATGCATCTATATAATCCTGTTACCTTTATCAATTACCATGTTGATCAAGTCTGCAATCGGCAGTTAAAGATCTCGCAGTGGCAACGCATTCATTTGAAGTCGGGTTTGGTGCATTAAGTTACTTTCAATTGAAAGAGGTGAACTATCGCAGAAATGGTCTAATTCCTTTTTAggggtggatttttttttttagaagtgcAATGGTCTTGTCCTCCAGCCTGTTTTTGGAAGTCCTAGCCCCGTATGCCGCTTGTGAAGAAGTCTCCAGTACCGACCCGTTCTTTCTCCGTTGTCTCTAGAATGACGTCTCCTATGCGCTCCAGTACCGCTTCGTGAGACTGGACTCTCTGGGCAGAGAGACGGTCTACcccttctccctgtcctgcagcaCGGAGAGCCCCTGGAACCCACGTGAGATCGTCTGTGAGGAGAACTACATGGAGGTGAAGGGGACCCCCAAAACTAGGGTTTACAATTGAGCAATGTATCTGCTCCTATTAATAGATCAATCACACCCTAGTGATTTAAGGATGGAAATAACTCCTATtgtgtagcagtttcacccattccaggttttatgatCAGCTTGATTTTACCCAcagtgtaggtaacaagctcaggtgtgtcaattgtagtaaaaccaggattggattaAATTGCtttgcagtgggagtcttattttcatctgtgggcagcagtgtggagtagtggttagggctctggactcttgaccagagggtcgtgggttcaatcccaggtggggtggacactgctgctgtacccttgagcaaggtactttacctagattgctccagtaaaaacccaactgtataaatgggtaattgtatgtaaaaaataatgtgatatcttgtaacaattgtaagtcgccctggataagggcgtctgctaagaaattattctAACTAATGGAGTTACACTTCAGGGGTAAACGAGATTCCTGTTGCAGTTTCACATCtggtccaggttttactgtgagctcgATTTTTAGCCACAGTGTGCCTAGGTAACAAGCTTGTCGCAAAACCAGGCACGTCTGTGCCTGCTATGCATGGGGAGTCTAGCTCCAATCCCTGCTGTTTAAACCTTCTGCCCCCAGGTGTCTGTCAGGAAGAATGTCCCGGTCATCGCTCAGGAAGGACTGGAGAAGGAGGACTGGGAAGCGGCTCTCTCCATAGTGAGTGAACTTTCAACTGGGATCGGGGGGTGCAGTGCTTCCcaggtcctgggggaccccttgTGTCTAATTCCGCCTGAGCACTCAATTGAACTATTGGCTTTAGACTTCTTTA
It contains:
- the LOC117967954 gene encoding ceramide-1-phosphate transfer protein-like isoform X1, encoding MKTVGKAMGSARFYKFFIPVAVFALLLYLASLRLPESHRWDCRAIGGPCLRNHISGEPGGDVSSRPAEGAVESTEHSRLCRGRDFQIHRVLTAFNSAVTVEREILLDRYLEGWDELVKFLEALGTVIGFISQEVKGKLGLVRDLRRGAPATEKGDPYRTLRSMMAHELRAGLVDFRRQSLSGCRTLLRLHRSLHWLQLFLRAVERSSAEDSMGALCSVAYNQALAPYHSWLLRQAVGVALVALPDRAEFFRIVCGEEGEEEKGEREREGRQLLERTVLAITRVYNITQEAYQENGMLDLP
- the LOC117967954 gene encoding ceramide-1-phosphate transfer protein-like isoform X2, with translation MKTVGKAMGSARFYKFFIPVAVFALLLYLASLRLQSHRWDCRAIGGPCLRNHISGEPGGDVSSRPAEGAVESTEHSRLCRGRDFQIHRVLTAFNSAVTVEREILLDRYLEGWDELVKFLEALGTVIGFISQEVKGKLGLVRDLRRGAPATEKGDPYRTLRSMMAHELRAGLVDFRRQSLSGCRTLLRLHRSLHWLQLFLRAVERSSAEDSMGALCSVAYNQALAPYHSWLLRQAVGVALVALPDRAEFFRIVCGEEGEEEKGEREREGRQLLERTVLAITRVYNITQEAYQENGMLDLP